The following nucleotide sequence is from Halobaculum sp. MBLA0147.
TCCGTCGGTGTCTGACCCGGTGTCGCGGACGGCGTCTGCGTGGGCGTCGGCGTCGCCGCCGGTCCGCCGGCGTCCGAACTCCCGAACTGTTGAACGAACCCGGCACCGGTACCGAGTGCGATCAGCGCGACGAGACCGATGACGATCAGCCGCCGGCTGCGCCCCGGAGAGGGGAGTTGCTCTCTGATCGCGTCGAGTCGATCGGTCATCGTAGATCACCTCTCTCAGCCGTGTGGGACCCGCTGCCGGTCTCGATCCACCCCGACCGCGACACTGCAGCTGTGACCTCCCGCTCGGCCGAGACGCTCGTCGAAGGGGTGTGTTCACCTGTGTCTGGTTTCAGACCGTCCCACTGGTCTCGACTCTCGTTGTCTCCGTCGGCTCCGTCTCCCTCGCTGTCACTGTCGCCTCCACCACCACCATCTGTGCCGGCTCCGTCCCCGTCGTCGTCTCCATCGCTGTCGCCTCCACCACCACCATCTGTGCCGGCTCCGTCCCCGTCGTCGTCTCCATCGCTGTCGCCTTCACCACCACCGTCTGTGCCGGCTCCGTCCCCGTCGTCGTCTCCATCGCTGTCGCCTTCACCACCACCGTCTGTGCCGGCTCCGTCTCCATCGCCGTCTCCGTCGCTGCCACTGCCCCCTTCGTCGCCACCACTGTTCTCGTTACCCTCGTCGCTGCCACCGTTTCCGTCTTCTTCGGTGTCACCTCCATCGCCTGGGTCGTCGGGATCAGTGTCGTCTTTGTCGGCCTCACCGTTGCTCTCGTCACCCGACCCGTTCTCCGAACCCCCACCACTCCCGCCGAGCCCACTGGTCGGAGCGTTCCCCGCTGCACTCGCTGGGCTCCCAGATGCCCGTCGCTCGTCACCCCGTTTCTCCGACGACTGTCCGCCGTCCGTTCCGCCGCCCGACGACTTAACACTGCTCGCTCGGTCACTCGCCGGCGCGTTACCCGCAGCACTGCCAGCGTCGTTCCCGGCGACCTCCCACGTCCCCGCCGTGACGCTCCCGGTCGCGGTCCCGCCGTCGACGAACACGGCGAACGTCGTCCCGGTCGTTCCGGCGGCGACCGTGACACAGACCACGACCGAGAGTGCGGCGAGTGCTCGCAACGGTGTCGGACGGCTCATTCTGTGGTCTCCCCCGACGCCCCCTCCTCGGCGTCGCGTAGCAGAGCGTACAACTCGCTCCCCACCAGTAGTAATCCGGGGACTACCACCAGCGCAACCGTCCCCGCAGTCGTCCCGGCGAACGTCACTGCCCGCCCGATCAGCGGGATGTGGAAGGAGACGACCCCGACGACCGCAGACGGCTCTACCAGTTCCGGATCGGGGTCTTCGTTCGCGTCTCCCTTTGTCCGGAACGCACGCGTCCCGTCGCGCTCGACGACTTCGATCACCCGATGTGTGACGAGGCGGCCGTCCGCCTCGCCAGACCGGAACGTGATCACGTCACCCTCGCCGATCTGGGACGGCTGGCGGTCGGCGACGATCACCACGTCCCCGGCGTCGATCGTCGGCGCCATACTGTCGGAGAGGACGACGTAGCTCTGACTCGCGCCGACGACTTGCGGGACGGCGTAGACGATGAAGGGGAGTATCGCCAGGACGAGGGCAATAAACCCGACCCGCTGTAGTGTCTCACGCATCCGTTCTGCTCACCTCCGGAATCATTGCGCCTCTGCTATAACTGACGTACTGACTCATGAGCGAATGATCACCTCGTAGTCTATCGTCGCTGTCTGGCCGGCGAAGGGTTTGCCGCCAGAACGGACTCGCCAGTCAACGACCATGTCGGTCGCCGTCTGACCTTCGCCACCAATGCTGACCTCGGAGTAGTCGGTCACCGTACCGTCCGAAGGGTCGTCAACGAGAGCACCGACGGTGCCGGGCTGGATGATCCACCTGATGGTGCTGTCCGCTCGCCCGACTCCGAATTCGACAGTGAGTGCGCCTCGGAGACTCGCCGCTCTCTGTGGAGGTGAACCCATGTTGCCCTCAGGTGATTTTCCATCGGCACAGTTGTTTCCGTTGTGATATGTCCGTCCGGCATTTTGAACATGTCGGTAGACTTTATTCAGCAGTTTAAACCAAGCAACTATTCGGAGATCGCCTCTGTGATTAATGCCCTTCTTTAGATCTGCTCCGGTGACCTGCCCCTCAGCAGAGTCCTCACTCGACTCGCCGACGACGTTGAGAGGGAAATCAGCCGTTAAGTTCAAAATGACGAACGCGCTACCGCATACGCCGAACTTGACCTTCTTTACGCCAAAGTCCCCGTTCGCTCCGCTGGGCTCTGTAACGGAAACGGCGTTGACTTGGTTGCCAAGTTTGCTAGGAAACCTGCCAGTACTCTTGACTTCGAGTGAGTCTCTGCCCTTATTGCCGTCCGCGACATCTTCGACAGTGGGTGAGGAGTCCCGATTAATCGAGAGTTCGACTGACCCAGCCCCAATGGTCACCTCGACAGTTTCAGAGTCATTAAACAATGCCTCTGTCCCCGCGCCGGCGGCGCTCAACGAGTTGCCGATAGTGGCGATACTCGTCAGTAGCCGCCGTCGCGAGAGTCCGGGATGGGTACCATCTGACATTGTTTCTGCTTCGTCCGGAAGACCCACCGGCGGAATCGAACTGGCGAGAAGCATGGGTGGGCCGAATATAGTTATATCAATCTGGATATCATATTTGATATTTTAAGGTTCGAGATCAATATTTAGCTTCTCTCCTGTTGTGAGTTCAACGGTGATATCGTCAATCCAAGCCTCTAGTTCGGGCGATCCGCTGTTGGTCTGAAGCGAAAGTGCCATCACCTCCTGGTTTTGATAATTGAATGTTGACGACAAGCTGCTATCGTAGTTGTTCCAGTTGATGGAGTCGCTCTGAAGCTCGTTGAGCGTTGGGAGATCGGGACCACCGACACTATTGCCATCCTTGTGTCCGCTGTCGTCAAAGACCAGGGTGTTCGAGGCGCTGTCTCTAGTACTGAACCTGTTCCATTCCTCGGGGGTGAAATTCGCGCCATCGCTGCCGTTGGCCTCCGCCGGCAGCGCAACCAAACGGCTGTCGTACCAACCGCCATCGTTCCCATCATTCTCCGGACGGGTGTATATTAGGAGGTAAATGTCATTTCCGTTGAGTGAAGTAGGCTCATAGAGCGAATAGGAAATCTCTCCGATCTCACCAATTGTATAGCCAGAAAGCGTCGAGATTGAGGAGAAGTCGCCGGCGAAGTAGAAGCCCTGCTTGTAACTATCATTGTCCTCGGAATGGTCGACAGTCCCCCATGCGCCGCTACCGCTCTGAGCGATGTCGGACGTTGTATCCCAGGGATTTGCAAATCCATCACCCTCACCGTAGACGGTGTCAGCCGTTAGAACGACATCTTTGCCCTGGGCTTCCTGAAGTAATTCAAAAGTAAAATCGATGGAAACACTGTCGGTTTGAACCTCGTTCCCGGCGTTTTCATCAATTTCCCACCCGATCTCAAACTCTTCCGTTGAGTTATTACCGGGAAGGGACTTATTTGGGTTGAATTGAACATTTTCCATCTCGGGTGCAGACCCGGTTGCGAACTCGTCGCCACCAAAGCCTAACGTGAGGTTGAGATGCTCACCAAGCTCCCCGGAACCTTTTGATGAATCACCAGCTTGTTTTTCTGGCTCAGCTAGACCATTTTCATCACTCGAAACTGATCTAACGTTAAGGTTCAAGAACCCATTAATGCTTCCAACATTTTTAAGAGTCCTTGTACCTGTTCCTGACTGTCCAGGGCGCGCTTTAGTAACACTTAGCGTTGTGGTATTAGTCCCATTATTGCCGCCAGCAGCGAGATCGAGAGTACCCGCTTGAACACTGTTTCCATTACTTTCCTCCGAGTCGCTGAACAGCGCGAACGTCCCCGCACCGGTGGCGGCGGACGCGGCGCCGACTGTCAGTGCACCGCCGAGCACGCGGCGGCGAGTCAACTCGAACGTCGTACCGCTGTCGTCGTCGGACATAGTCGATCGATCCCCGTGACGGGGAGTCCCACCGA
It contains:
- a CDS encoding signal peptidase I, with amino-acid sequence MRETLQRVGFIALVLAILPFIVYAVPQVVGASQSYVVLSDSMAPTIDAGDVVIVADRQPSQIGEGDVITFRSGEADGRLVTHRVIEVVERDGTRAFRTKGDANEDPDPELVEPSAVVGVVSFHIPLIGRAVTFAGTTAGTVALVVVPGLLLVGSELYALLRDAEEGASGETTE
- a CDS encoding TasA family protein produces the protein MLLASSIPPVGLPDEAETMSDGTHPGLSRRRLLTSIATIGNSLSAAGAGTEALFNDSETVEVTIGAGSVELSINRDSSPTVEDVADGNKGRDSLEVKSTGRFPSKLGNQVNAVSVTEPSGANGDFGVKKVKFGVCGSAFVILNLTADFPLNVVGESSEDSAEGQVTGADLKKGINHRGDLRIVAWFKLLNKVYRHVQNAGRTYHNGNNCADGKSPEGNMGSPPQRAASLRGALTVEFGVGRADSTIRWIIQPGTVGALVDDPSDGTVTDYSEVSIGGEGQTATDMVVDWRVRSGGKPFAGQTATIDYEVIIRS
- a CDS encoding TasA family protein — translated: MSDDDSGTTFELTRRRVLGGALTVGAASAATGAGTFALFSDSEESNGNSVQAGTLDLAAGGNNGTNTTTLSVTKARPGQSGTGTRTLKNVGSINGFLNLNVRSVSSDENGLAEPEKQAGDSSKGSGELGEHLNLTLGFGGDEFATGSAPEMENVQFNPNKSLPGNNSTEEFEIGWEIDENAGNEVQTDSVSIDFTFELLQEAQGKDVVLTADTVYGEGDGFANPWDTTSDIAQSGSGAWGTVDHSEDNDSYKQGFYFAGDFSSISTLSGYTIGEIGEISYSLYEPTSLNGNDIYLLIYTRPENDGNDGGWYDSRLVALPAEANGSDGANFTPEEWNRFSTRDSASNTLVFDDSGHKDGNSVGGPDLPTLNELQSDSINWNNYDSSLSSTFNYQNQEVMALSLQTNSGSPELEAWIDDITVELTTGEKLNIDLEP